One Faecalispora anaeroviscerum genomic window carries:
- a CDS encoding AbgT family transporter, with the protein MEEHTSAAKPSRFERFLKGTENLGNKIPHPMLLFIWLAIIVIVASYICSIFGVSDVNPATGETVAVYNLLSLDGLVMMITKAVNNFITLPALGMVLVCMMGVGLCDHSGLFYAALKGFADYSKGSDTMIIAVFSFISIMAGCAGGAGFVVMPALGAMIWMSMKKNPLSGMFVAYSCVSGGYASSLIITAWDVVNASFTTAAAQLIDPNISLSPAINWYFSAVSVPILTVASVVLTIKVLEPRMEKYDPAYSDLEEEDTVSLPSAQEKKALKMAGLGLLIYTAIVVLLVVTGVLCDPKTGSAIATDAPLMKGITVFIALMFAVPGTVFGMVSGKFQGVPDIAKALEKTMAGMGGYIALMFFIAQFLNYFNWSNLGIILAIKGANLLKVSGFPIWMVLVLFMLMCMVLNLFIGSASTKWAILASVFVPMFMVLGFHPGLIQMAYRIGDAVTNPICAIDAYFVMLLALAQRYDRRCGVGTLLANMMPFALTYGALMMIQLLLWYFLKIPMGPNAPIMLS; encoded by the coding sequence ATGGAGGAGCACACCTCTGCTGCCAAGCCCAGTCGGTTTGAACGGTTTTTAAAGGGAACGGAAAATTTGGGCAACAAAATTCCGCACCCGATGCTTCTGTTTATCTGGTTAGCCATTATTGTTATTGTCGCTTCCTATATCTGTTCCATTTTCGGGGTATCCGACGTCAATCCAGCCACGGGCGAAACGGTTGCGGTTTACAATCTGTTGTCGCTGGACGGCCTGGTGATGATGATTACAAAGGCGGTCAATAACTTTATTACGCTGCCGGCGTTGGGAATGGTTCTCGTCTGCATGATGGGCGTGGGCTTATGCGACCATTCCGGTTTGTTTTACGCGGCCCTGAAGGGCTTTGCCGATTATTCCAAGGGCTCGGACACAATGATAATCGCCGTGTTCAGCTTTATCAGTATTATGGCAGGCTGCGCCGGTGGAGCCGGCTTTGTGGTTATGCCTGCTTTGGGCGCCATGATCTGGATGAGCATGAAGAAAAACCCGCTGTCCGGCATGTTTGTCGCATATTCCTGCGTATCCGGCGGGTATGCGTCCAGCCTGATTATTACCGCGTGGGATGTCGTCAATGCCAGCTTTACCACGGCGGCCGCACAGCTGATCGATCCGAACATCAGCCTTTCGCCCGCAATCAACTGGTATTTTTCGGCGGTATCCGTACCGATTTTGACCGTTGCTTCCGTTGTTTTGACAATCAAGGTGCTGGAGCCCCGGATGGAGAAATATGATCCGGCTTACAGCGATCTGGAAGAAGAGGATACGGTTTCCCTTCCCTCCGCGCAGGAGAAAAAAGCATTGAAAATGGCGGGACTGGGCCTGCTGATTTACACTGCCATAGTGGTTTTGCTGGTGGTCACAGGGGTTCTTTGCGACCCGAAAACCGGCTCTGCCATTGCAACAGACGCCCCGCTGATGAAAGGCATTACAGTCTTTATCGCGCTGATGTTTGCAGTTCCCGGTACGGTGTTCGGCATGGTATCCGGCAAATTCCAGGGCGTTCCGGATATTGCGAAGGCGCTGGAGAAAACTATGGCGGGAATGGGCGGATACATAGCGCTAATGTTCTTTATCGCACAGTTCCTGAACTATTTTAACTGGTCCAATCTGGGAATTATTCTGGCAATCAAGGGTGCCAACCTTCTCAAGGTGTCCGGCTTCCCGATCTGGATGGTGCTGGTTCTGTTCATGCTGATGTGCATGGTGCTGAACCTATTCATCGGCAGCGCCTCTACCAAGTGGGCGATTCTGGCCTCGGTCTTTGTTCCCATGTTTATGGTGCTGGGCTTTCATCCCGGCCTGATCCAGATGGCCTACCGCATCGGCGACGCGGTCACCAACCCGATCTGCGCCATCGACGCTTATTTTGTAATGCTGCTGGCTTTGGCGCAGCGCTATGACAGAAGGTGCGGTGTGGGCACCCTGCTGGCCAACATGATGCCGTTTGCCCTGACATACGGGGCCTTGATGATGATTCAGCTGCTGCTGTGGTATTTCCTCAAGATCCCGATGGGCCCCAACGCGCCGATCATGCTTTCTTAA
- a CDS encoding M24 family metallopeptidase, protein MMNAKPYTAARIEKMRATMERRGLDAIVLSQPENVFYFTNFNPILTSHPAYFILVKNQEPCLLVHCIRNDHAHEDSTMDNIQLYGAWGNNVALAESANGAMEQLISKEIKKLGVESDFISINSCRALQKSFHSAEIEDLSHDIAMMKIVKDAYEIDLCRKSAELVDLGVSTHIDCLRKGMNEAQACTEGQYRMRRAWHEKFQEYEVAGFSSKEQAQIDSLCVWSMANERIAYGCDCPRDHVPAPGDLILPMSWARVGGYCVENERVVMVCKVSETRARAYQAMLEARGKVFSMIHPGEAFENLYLSAMEIFKKYGFGDILPGRCGHGMGLSTHEFPSVTKGNQLKLEPGMIFTVEPGLMSRDLGGVRHSDTVLVTESGYESLTKFRNDAIVI, encoded by the coding sequence ATGATGAACGCAAAACCGTACACGGCGGCACGAATAGAAAAAATGCGCGCGACGATGGAGCGCCGGGGATTGGACGCCATTGTTCTGTCCCAGCCGGAAAACGTATTTTATTTTACCAATTTTAACCCGATTCTCACCAGCCACCCGGCTTACTTTATTCTGGTTAAAAATCAGGAGCCCTGCCTGCTGGTGCATTGCATCCGCAACGACCATGCGCACGAAGACAGCACCATGGATAATATCCAGCTGTACGGCGCGTGGGGCAACAATGTGGCCCTGGCCGAAAGCGCCAACGGCGCGATGGAGCAGCTGATTTCCAAAGAGATCAAAAAGCTCGGCGTAGAATCCGACTTTATCAGCATCAACAGCTGCCGTGCGCTGCAAAAAAGCTTCCACAGCGCCGAGATCGAGGATCTTTCTCACGATATCGCGATGATGAAGATCGTCAAGGATGCGTATGAAATCGATTTGTGCCGTAAGTCCGCCGAACTGGTAGATCTTGGCGTGAGCACGCACATCGACTGCCTACGCAAGGGCATGAACGAGGCCCAGGCCTGCACGGAGGGCCAGTACCGGATGCGCCGCGCCTGGCATGAAAAATTCCAGGAGTACGAGGTGGCCGGCTTTAGCAGCAAGGAGCAGGCGCAGATCGATTCTCTGTGCGTTTGGAGCATGGCAAATGAGCGGATCGCCTACGGATGCGATTGTCCGCGCGACCATGTGCCGGCGCCGGGCGACCTGATTCTGCCGATGAGCTGGGCCAGAGTCGGCGGCTACTGTGTGGAGAACGAGCGCGTCGTCATGGTCTGCAAGGTCAGCGAAACCAGAGCGCGCGCGTACCAGGCTATGCTCGAGGCGCGGGGCAAGGTCTTCAGCATGATCCACCCGGGCGAAGCCTTTGAAAATCTTTATCTTTCCGCGATGGAGATCTTCAAAAAGTACGGGTTTGGGGATATCCTTCCGGGCCGCTGCGGCCACGGCATGGGGCTTTCCACCCACGAATTTCCCAGTGTGACCAAGGGCAATCAGCTCAAGCTCGAGCCCGGCATGATCTTTACCGTAGAGCCCGGCCTGATGAGCCGTGATCTGGGTGGCGTGCGCCATTCCGATACAGTTCTTGTCACCGAATCCGGCTATGAGAGCCTGACCAAGTTCCGCAACGACGCCATTGTTATTTAA
- a CDS encoding uroporphyrinogen decarboxylase family protein codes for MNKKERIQAAVFGAQPDKIPYSLWSHVPGIDLDPKLNAEHTFEFYKLLDIDFVKTMNNGMYAIEDFGCTIDYSEIQKGGVAKVVSTPIAGPDDWNRLSVCSCKEGSLARELLYLKLLLEKLKGENVPVIFTVFSPITTADKLSNKQLVDHIQQGCHNQVKHALEVITETTVNLAKAAIELGADGVFFASQLSSYDMMDAELYEEYGKPYDLQVLNAAAAGWMNVLHAHGNNIMFDLLKDYPVPIFNWHAWETLPAIDEAMALTGKCLMGGLSRADITNRNKNAIQHQVFECCKKTNGRHLILTPGCVIRYPLDQHMLEYVKQIKESVESVIINKD; via the coding sequence ATGAATAAAAAAGAGAGAATTCAAGCCGCTGTTTTCGGCGCTCAACCGGATAAAATTCCCTATTCTCTTTGGAGCCATGTTCCGGGCATTGATCTGGACCCGAAGCTCAACGCGGAGCATACGTTTGAATTTTATAAATTGCTGGACATCGACTTTGTCAAAACCATGAACAACGGAATGTACGCCATTGAGGATTTCGGCTGCACGATCGATTATTCCGAAATCCAGAAGGGCGGCGTCGCCAAGGTAGTCAGTACGCCCATCGCCGGGCCCGACGACTGGAACCGGCTTTCCGTTTGCTCCTGCAAAGAGGGCAGCCTGGCCAGAGAACTGCTGTACCTCAAGCTGCTGCTTGAAAAGCTCAAGGGAGAAAACGTACCCGTTATTTTTACCGTTTTTAGCCCGATCACCACGGCGGATAAGCTGAGCAACAAGCAGCTGGTCGACCATATTCAGCAGGGCTGCCACAATCAGGTAAAGCACGCGCTGGAGGTAATTACCGAAACCACGGTAAACCTTGCCAAGGCGGCGATCGAGCTTGGCGCGGACGGCGTGTTCTTTGCTTCGCAGCTGAGTTCTTACGATATGATGGACGCCGAACTGTATGAGGAGTACGGCAAACCCTACGACCTTCAGGTGCTGAACGCGGCCGCCGCCGGCTGGATGAATGTTCTGCACGCGCACGGCAACAACATCATGTTCGATCTTTTAAAGGACTACCCCGTTCCGATTTTCAACTGGCATGCGTGGGAAACCCTCCCGGCCATTGACGAGGCCATGGCGCTGACGGGCAAATGCCTGATGGGCGGACTGAGCCGCGCGGATATTACCAACAGAAACAAAAACGCGATTCAGCACCAGGTGTTTGAATGCTGCAAAAAAACCAACGGACGCCATCTGATTCTAACTCCCGGCTGTGTAATCCGCTATCCGCTGGATCAACACATGCTGGAATATGTCAAACAGATCAAAGAATCCGTAGAAAGCGTCATTATTAATAAGGACTGA
- a CDS encoding LysR family transcriptional regulator, which produces MNFLNLQYFVVVAEELSFTNAAKQLYVSQQCLSSHISKLEAYYGTKLFNRGVPMTLTEAGQALLRHAKIMLIQKRETEQELGDIAHFLSANLTIGIPVTRGTAMLPLILPPYHKKFPQVNLHLVEGTTTQITEALLQGAVDLIIGYHPIELSQVHCINLYRETFSIVIPNHLLIGAFPGGGSFPAGPLPISYFKDFPFILQSPHTFAGKIFQDCCNEANITPRVILETENLLTCISLAVAGMGICICPDTFLHSATLLKSEQLSKVTLIPLDYPAGQYDISISYLKNKYRTRALKEFITMTRQIFSPY; this is translated from the coding sequence ATGAATTTTTTAAATCTGCAATATTTCGTCGTGGTAGCGGAGGAGCTCAGCTTTACCAATGCCGCAAAGCAGCTGTATGTTTCTCAGCAATGCCTGAGCAGCCACATCTCGAAGTTGGAGGCATATTACGGCACAAAGCTATTTAACCGCGGCGTTCCCATGACCCTTACAGAGGCTGGGCAGGCGCTGCTGAGGCACGCGAAAATCATGCTGATTCAAAAGCGCGAAACCGAGCAGGAGCTGGGCGATATCGCTCACTTTTTAAGCGCAAACCTGACCATCGGCATCCCCGTTACCCGGGGCACCGCCATGCTTCCCCTGATTCTGCCGCCCTATCACAAGAAGTTTCCGCAGGTGAATCTGCATTTGGTGGAAGGAACCACCACCCAAATCACAGAAGCCTTGCTTCAGGGGGCGGTGGATTTGATTATAGGCTACCACCCCATCGAGCTTTCCCAGGTTCACTGCATTAATCTGTACCGCGAAACCTTCTCCATTGTGATTCCAAACCATCTTTTAATCGGGGCTTTCCCCGGCGGCGGAAGCTTTCCCGCGGGCCCGCTCCCCATTTCTTATTTTAAGGATTTTCCTTTCATCCTGCAATCTCCGCATACGTTCGCCGGCAAAATCTTTCAGGACTGCTGCAACGAGGCCAACATAACCCCGCGCGTGATTCTGGAAACGGAAAATCTGCTGACCTGCATTTCTTTGGCGGTGGCGGGTATGGGGATCTGCATCTGTCCGGACACCTTCCTGCACAGCGCTACGCTGCTGAAATCCGAACAGCTGTCCAAAGTGACGCTGATCCCACTCGATTACCCCGCAGGCCAGTATGATATTTCCATCAGCTACCTGAAAAACAAATACCGCACGCGAGCGCTCAAGGAATTCATCACCATGACGCGCCAGATTTTCAGTCCTTATTAA
- a CDS encoding L-cysteine desulfidase family protein, which translates to MDTKYYQNHLKILKEELIVALGCTEPIAIAYAAARARDLLGARPERCIVRCSGNIIKNVMGVTVPNSGGLRGVVIAAILGIVGGEADRELEVLEAVTDEDRAEAKRLSESGFCTCELVQNVSNLYIVIEVWGGGHQALVEIQDTHKNITRMVKDNAEIPIQKSSKNTGSGEPKGDRSLLTLKNILEFANEVSIEDVAPILEPQIKYNMAICEEGLKHPYGAEVGRVLLDGPHEPTVGLRARAYAAAGSDARMGGCPLPVVINSGSGNQGITVSVPVVIYAREYHAEREKLLRALVVSNLIAILQKRYIGSLSAYCGVVSAACGAACGICYLLDYPYEVLCNTVTNTIGTVSGMVCDGAKSSCAAKISTALQTALLGIKMGLHECSFQPGEGLVNDDVETTIRNIGRMGREGMKGTDLEILNIMLGN; encoded by the coding sequence ATGGACACGAAATATTACCAAAACCATCTGAAAATTCTAAAGGAGGAGCTGATTGTCGCGCTGGGCTGCACAGAGCCGATCGCCATTGCCTATGCGGCCGCGCGCGCACGCGATTTGCTGGGGGCCAGGCCGGAGCGGTGCATCGTTCGATGCAGCGGGAACATCATTAAAAATGTAATGGGAGTTACCGTGCCCAATTCCGGTGGGCTGCGCGGTGTGGTGATCGCCGCCATTCTGGGTATTGTGGGCGGCGAGGCCGACCGAGAGCTGGAGGTGCTGGAGGCGGTAACGGACGAGGATCGGGCCGAGGCAAAACGGCTGAGCGAGTCGGGCTTTTGCACCTGCGAGCTGGTTCAGAACGTTTCCAACCTATATATTGTCATAGAAGTGTGGGGCGGCGGGCACCAGGCTCTGGTCGAAATTCAGGATACCCATAAAAACATTACCCGCATGGTCAAGGACAATGCGGAGATCCCGATTCAGAAAAGCTCGAAAAACACGGGCTCCGGCGAGCCGAAGGGGGATCGCTCCCTGCTGACACTGAAGAATATTCTGGAGTTCGCGAACGAAGTATCCATCGAAGATGTGGCGCCGATCCTCGAGCCGCAGATCAAGTACAATATGGCTATCTGCGAGGAGGGTCTGAAGCATCCTTACGGTGCGGAGGTGGGAAGAGTCCTTCTGGACGGCCCCCATGAGCCCACGGTGGGGCTGCGGGCCAGAGCGTATGCCGCGGCCGGCTCCGACGCCCGGATGGGCGGCTGCCCCTTGCCGGTTGTTATTAATTCCGGCAGTGGCAATCAGGGCATTACGGTGAGCGTGCCGGTCGTCATTTACGCTCGGGAATATCACGCCGAGCGGGAGAAGCTGCTGCGGGCACTGGTGGTATCCAACCTGATCGCCATTCTTCAAAAGCGCTACATCGGCAGCCTGTCTGCCTATTGCGGCGTTGTCAGCGCGGCGTGCGGCGCGGCCTGCGGAATCTGTTACCTGCTGGATTATCCGTATGAGGTGCTGTGCAACACGGTGACCAATACCATCGGCACGGTCAGCGGCATGGTGTGCGACGGGGCAAAATCCTCCTGTGCGGCCAAGATTTCGACGGCACTGCAAACCGCTCTGCTGGGAATCAAGATGGGCCTACATGAGTGTTCTTTCCAACCCGGCGAGGGCTTGGTCAATGACGATGTAGAAACAACCATTCGCAACATTGGCCGTATGGGTAGAGAGGGCATGAAAGGCACCGATCTTGAAATTCTCAATATAATGTTAGGAAATTAA
- a CDS encoding aminoacyl-histidine dipeptidase — MGVLEQLEPCGVFHFFEEISAIPRGSTNTKGISDWCVAFAKMRGLEYHQDALGNIILIKEATPGYEKAEPMILQGHLDMVCEQAPDCVKNMEREGVDLIVDGDRIRAQGTTLGGDDGIAVAMALAVLDSKNLAHPRVEVVLTVDEEIGMLGAVELDMSPLKGRKLINIDSEEEGIFTVSCAGGNLTQCCLPLQRTPFSGSALKVTVGGLLGGHSGGEIDKGRANANMLLGRLLYAAQERSELRLVTAEGGRKDNAIPQEAHALLLTADADSVRAVAKNMEAAFRHEYRTTDPNVFVQVENAVTERIPMDEVCTFKVINMLTCLPNGIQAMSADISGLVLTSLNLGVLATEEDELLASFCLRSSVATQKQMLVDRLACQMRLLGGSVCVFGDYPSWEYKPESALRDLMANVFREQYGRDPEISAIHAGLECGMFTGKLPDLDCVSIGPDMAEVHTYRESMSISSVRRVWSFLTEVLRRSR; from the coding sequence ATGGGAGTATTGGAGCAGTTGGAACCGTGCGGCGTTTTTCATTTTTTTGAAGAGATTTCCGCGATTCCGCGAGGATCGACGAACACCAAGGGCATCAGCGACTGGTGTGTGGCTTTTGCAAAGATGCGGGGGCTGGAATATCATCAGGATGCCTTGGGCAATATCATTCTCATCAAAGAAGCCACACCGGGATATGAAAAGGCGGAGCCGATGATTCTGCAGGGACATTTGGATATGGTCTGCGAACAGGCGCCTGACTGCGTTAAAAATATGGAGAGGGAGGGCGTCGACCTGATTGTTGACGGCGACCGTATCCGGGCGCAAGGTACCACACTGGGCGGGGATGACGGTATTGCCGTTGCCATGGCATTGGCGGTACTCGACTCGAAGAATTTGGCTCATCCCCGTGTCGAGGTGGTTCTCACCGTGGATGAAGAAATCGGGATGCTGGGTGCCGTCGAGCTGGACATGTCCCCCTTAAAAGGCAGAAAGCTTATCAATATCGATTCCGAAGAGGAGGGTATTTTCACCGTGAGCTGCGCGGGCGGCAACCTGACGCAATGCTGTTTGCCCCTCCAGAGAACACCTTTTTCCGGGAGTGCGCTGAAGGTAACGGTGGGCGGCCTGCTCGGCGGCCACTCGGGCGGGGAGATTGATAAAGGGCGCGCGAACGCTAATATGTTGCTCGGGCGTTTGCTGTATGCCGCACAAGAAAGGTCGGAGCTTCGTTTGGTCACGGCCGAAGGTGGACGGAAGGACAACGCGATTCCGCAGGAGGCACACGCCTTGCTGCTTACCGCCGATGCGGATTCAGTTCGCGCCGTTGCGAAGAATATGGAAGCAGCCTTTCGGCATGAATACCGCACGACTGACCCCAATGTATTTGTTCAGGTGGAAAACGCAGTCACAGAGCGTATCCCGATGGACGAAGTCTGCACCTTTAAGGTAATCAACATGTTGACCTGCCTGCCGAATGGAATTCAGGCCATGAGCGCCGATATTTCGGGACTGGTTCTAACCTCGCTCAATCTGGGAGTGCTGGCTACGGAGGAGGACGAGCTGCTTGCGTCCTTCTGCCTGCGCAGCAGCGTTGCCACGCAAAAGCAGATGCTCGTTGACCGCCTTGCTTGCCAGATGCGTCTGCTGGGTGGCAGCGTGTGTGTTTTCGGGGATTATCCCTCATGGGAATACAAGCCGGAATCCGCTCTGCGGGATCTGATGGCCAATGTGTTCCGAGAGCAGTATGGCCGTGACCCGGAAATCTCCGCAATCCACGCGGGTCTGGAGTGCGGTATGTTTACAGGCAAGCTGCCTGACCTGGATTGTGTGTCGATTGGCCCGGATATGGCAGAGGTGCATACCTACCGTGAAAGCATGAGCATTTCGTCCGTCCGCCGCGTATGGAGCTTCCTGACGGAAGTTCTCAGGCGCTCCCGGTAA
- a CDS encoding DUF4317 domain-containing protein, protein MNEKEVSEIRRRFRPEKNNITSIRGCYVNKNKEIISEFHQSLALMPEDETEKFVSILKKTLSGTLNKNLLDIEFSTQQVIDSEEHRLLMALKESSLQDEDAIHNFFQKAIDSVTLEENYLILLIQDTYDVPYRSKDGDRQDDASSEVFSYILCSICPVKMKQPALGYYVNENTFRNCTADWIVSPPELGFLFPAFDDRSTNLYNALYYTRDISENHSDFVEAVFHCETPMAASVQRETFQTIISGALAEECNFETVQAVNEQLQGMIAEHKESKTDTPLTVSKDHIVRILQDRGVSDSHVAYFKEQFDEQFGPDQALSPKNIVDAKQIVVTAPDIKIQVTSDRNDLVETRIINGVKYILIRAEEGVEVNGIPVRIS, encoded by the coding sequence ATGAACGAGAAAGAAGTTTCAGAGATCCGCCGCCGTTTTCGGCCGGAAAAGAATAATATCACCAGTATACGCGGATGTTACGTAAACAAAAACAAAGAAATCATTTCTGAATTTCACCAATCACTTGCCCTTATGCCGGAGGATGAAACGGAGAAGTTTGTATCCATCCTGAAAAAAACACTCTCCGGCACATTGAATAAAAACTTGCTTGACATTGAATTTTCAACCCAGCAGGTGATTGACAGTGAAGAACACAGACTGCTTATGGCACTCAAGGAGTCTTCGCTTCAGGATGAGGATGCGATACATAACTTTTTTCAGAAAGCCATAGACTCCGTAACTCTTGAGGAAAACTATCTCATTCTTTTGATACAAGATACCTATGATGTTCCCTATCGCTCCAAAGATGGAGATCGGCAGGATGACGCTTCGTCGGAGGTGTTTTCGTATATTCTGTGCAGTATTTGTCCGGTTAAGATGAAACAGCCGGCCCTTGGCTATTATGTAAATGAGAATACGTTCCGCAACTGTACAGCAGATTGGATTGTTTCGCCTCCGGAATTGGGCTTTTTGTTCCCGGCGTTTGATGATCGAAGCACCAACCTTTACAATGCGCTTTACTATACTCGCGATATTTCGGAAAATCACTCTGACTTTGTGGAAGCGGTCTTCCACTGTGAGACCCCTATGGCGGCGTCTGTGCAGAGGGAAACGTTTCAAACTATAATCAGCGGTGCTCTTGCGGAGGAATGTAATTTTGAAACGGTGCAGGCAGTGAATGAGCAGCTGCAGGGGATGATAGCGGAGCATAAAGAGAGCAAAACAGATACACCGCTGACTGTTTCAAAGGATCATATCGTACGGATCCTTCAAGACCGTGGTGTTTCAGATTCCCACGTTGCATATTTTAAAGAGCAGTTTGACGAGCAATTTGGTCCCGATCAGGCTCTCAGCCCCAAAAATATTGTCGACGCAAAGCAAATCGTGGTTACCGCGCCCGACATTAAGATTCAGGTTACTTCCGACCGCAACGACTTAGTTGAAACCCGCATCATCAACGGAGTAAAATATATTCTGATCAGAGCGGAGGAAGGCGTGGAGGTCAACGGTATTCCCGTCCGTATTTCTTAA
- a CDS encoding collagen-like protein, which translates to MNCDDRDFHKMNIIKCNCDCDLCPPPSPCCCVGPQGARGPTGPTGATGATGATGPTGATGATGATGPTGPTGATGATGATGPTGPTGATGATGATGPTGPTGATGATGATGPTGPTGATGATGATGPTGPTGATGATGATGPTGPTGATGPTGPTGATGATGPTGPTGATGATGATGPTGPTGATGATGATGPTGPTGATGATGATGPTGPTGTTGATGATGPTGPTGATGATGATGPTGPTGATGATGATGPTGPTGTTGATGATGPTGPTGTTGATGATGPTGPTGETGSTGATGPTGPTGATGATGATGPTGPTGATGINGLSEYAYIYNLDAQVVALEADILFSTNGVIVGTIAHTPGTSTILLGSAGDYAVWFHAAGVQPNQLSLFKNGAAVAGGIYGSGAGTQPNPGMVIITAAAGDVLTVRNHTSAAAITLQTLAGGTQINANASILILKVSA; encoded by the coding sequence TTGAATTGTGATGATAGAGATTTTCATAAAATGAATATAATAAAATGCAATTGTGATTGTGACCTATGTCCACCACCCAGTCCATGCTGTTGTGTAGGACCCCAGGGTGCAAGAGGACCAACCGGACCTACTGGCGCAACAGGTGCGACGGGTGCAACCGGGCCTACTGGCGCGACAGGCGCTACTGGTGCAACAGGACCCACCGGGCCTACTGGCGCGACAGGCGCTACTGGTGCAACAGGACCCACCGGACCTACTGGCGCAACAGGCGCTACTGGTGCAACAGGACCCACCGGACCTACTGGCGCTACAGGCGCTACTGGTGCAACAGGACCCACCGGGCCTACTGGCGCAACAGGCGCTACTGGTGCAACAGGACCCACCGGACCTACTGGCGCAACAGGCGCTACTGGTGCAACAGGACCCACCGGACCTACTGGTGCAACAGGACCCACCGGACCTACTGGTGCTACTGGTGCGACAGGGCCCACCGGACCTACTGGCGCAACAGGCGCTACTGGTGCAACAGGACCCACCGGACCTACTGGCGCAACAGGCGCTACTGGTGCAACAGGACCCACCGGACCTACTGGCGCAACAGGCGCTACTGGTGCAACAGGACCCACCGGGCCTACTGGCACAACAGGTGCTACTGGTGCAACAGGGCCCACCGGACCTACTGGCGCAACAGGCGCTACTGGTGCAACAGGACCCACCGGACCTACTGGCGCAACAGGCGCTACTGGTGCAACAGGACCCACCGGGCCTACCGGCACAACAGGCGCTACTGGTGCAACAGGGCCCACCGGGCCTACCGGCACAACAGGCGCTACTGGTGCAACAGGGCCCACCGGGCCTACTGGCGAAACGGGCTCTACTGGTGCAACAGGACCCACGGGACCTACTGGCGCAACAGGTGCGACTGGTGCAACAGGACCCACCGGACCTACTGGCGCGACGGGCATTAATGGGTTATCTGAATACGCCTATATTTATAACCTGGATGCACAAGTCGTAGCTTTAGAGGCTGATATTCTATTCAGTACAAATGGAGTTATCGTTGGTACAATTGCCCATACCCCAGGCACATCCACAATACTATTAGGCAGTGCCGGCGACTATGCAGTTTGGTTTCATGCTGCGGGAGTACAACCAAACCAGCTCTCTCTTTTCAAAAACGGGGCCGCCGTTGCCGGTGGTATATATGGCTCGGGTGCCGGAACTCAACCAAATCCGGGAATGGTCATTATAACTGCCGCTGCAGGAGACGTCTTAACTGTACGCAATCATACAAGTGCTGCGGCAATTACGCTACAAACATTAGCTGGGGGAACTCAGATAAATGCGAATGCCTCGATCCTAATTCTGAAGGTCAGCGCATAA